One stretch of Sebastes umbrosus isolate fSebUmb1 chromosome 5, fSebUmb1.pri, whole genome shotgun sequence DNA includes these proteins:
- the sgta gene encoding small glutamine-rich tetratricopeptide repeat-containing protein alpha, translated as MTDNKRLAFSILQFLHDQVKSGNLTSGAQESLEVAVQCLETAFEISTDDQTLAVPMTLPEIFASATDELPAESHVNNNSAPPQPLNSLTEELRDEAETLKTDGNDQMKVENFAAAVEFYSKAIAINPQNAVYYCNRAAAYSKLGNYAGAVQDCEQAIRIDPNYSKAYGRMGLALASLNKHTEAASYYKKALELDPDNDTYKTNLKIAEEKMETSSPTAGMGGVDLAGLLSNPGFMNMASSLMNNPQVQQLMSGMMSGAYGGMPGGGGGGGGMPGGMPGGMPGGMPAGMPAGMPAGMPGGMPGGMPGGMPGGLGGGLGGGLGGGLGGGLGGGLAGGLAGGLGGSAAPPGGAAAGGDLSGLIQAGQQFAQQMQQQNPELIEQLRSQIRNRTPSAGNEEQP; from the exons ATGACAGACAACAAGCGTCTCGCTTTCTCCATCCTCCAGTTCCTCCATGATCAAGTCAAGTCAGGGAATCTGACCTCAGGCGCCCAGGAGAGTCTGGAAG TTGCTGTTCAGTGTTTGGAGACAGCGTTTGAAATTTCGACTGACGACCAGACCCTCGCCGTCCCCATGACGTTACCGGAGATCTTTGCCTCAGCCACAGACGAG cttcCGGCTGAGTCGCATGTCAACAACAACTCGGCTCCCCCACAACCTCTGAACTCCCTCACTGAGGAACTGAGAGACGAGGCCGAGACGCTCAAAACTGATG GCAACGACCAAATGAAAGTGGAGAACTTTGCAGCTGCTGTTGAGTTTTACTCAAAGGCCATCGCCATCAACCCTCAGAACGCCGTCTATTACTGCAACAG ggctgCAGCGTACAGTAAACTAGGGAACTATGCTGGAGCGGTGCAGGACTGTGAACAGGCCATCCGCATCGACCCAAACTACAGTAAAGCCTACGGGAGGATGGG TTTGGCTCTGGCCAGcctcaacaaacacacagaagcagCTAGTTACTATAAGAAAGCTCTGGAGCTCGACCCCGACAACGACACCTACAAAACCAACCTGAAGATTGCGGAGGAGAAGATGGAAACGTCCAGTCCA acagCAGGGATGGGCGGAGTAGATCTGGCCGGTCTGCTCAGTAACCCCGGCTTCATGAACATG GCATCCTCTCTGATGAACAATCCTCAGGTTCAGCAGCT GATGTCGGGGATGATGTCAGGAGCGTACGGTGGGatgccaggaggaggaggaggaggagggggaatgCCAGGAGGAATGCCAGGAGGAATGCCAGGGGGAATGCCAGCAGGAATGCCAGCAGGAATGCCAGCAGGAATGCCAGGAGGAATGCCAGGAGGAATGCCAGGAGGAATGCCAGGAGGCCTAGGAGGAGGGCTAGGAGGAGGGCTAGGAGGAGGACTAGGAGGAGGGCTAGGAGGAGGACTAGCAGGAGGACTAGCAGGAGGACTAGGAGGAAGTGCGGCGCCCCCTGGAGGCGCTGCAGCTGGCGGAGATTTATCAGGACTGATCCAGGC AGGTCAGCAGTTTGCTCAGCAGATGCAGCAACAGAACCCTGAACTCATCGAACAGCTGAGGAGTCAAATCCGCAACCGAACGCCCAGCGCTGGAAACGAGGAGCAGCCATGA